One genomic region from Scomber scombrus chromosome 19, fScoSco1.1, whole genome shotgun sequence encodes:
- the fosaa gene encoding protein c-Fos has protein sequence MYHNNLTLDMDSVSPTCRTESPVGTLCQKTPEEASSPASSSESNNAKETCEDMSVEATPFVPTVTAISSTPDFQWMVQPTIITSVSPSLGSKQANEPQSSHQATPKAGGNKGKNAVRKGKTEQLSPEEEEKKRVRRERNKMAAAKCRNRRRELTDTLQAETDKLEEEKAALETEIANLLKEKERLEFILATHKPVCQMSEEMESIFQEPAGSPELPPSPDEDRLPEDGTQEAPSLQDMDIPSDPSTAISGNSNILLCASAEINICDLEPSLDIKEGLLDNMLPSLEEKTPMETARSVPDIDLSSSLGVSDWETLYKSVSSDLEPLSTPVVTSTPTCSSYLSVFTFACPELDSFSDGLDSSKGGGGKAESVDILNSPTLLAL, from the exons ATGTATCATAACAACCTGACGCTTGACATGGATTCAGTCTCTCCCACCTGCCGGACAGAGTCTCCTGTCGGGACACTCTGCCAGAAGACGCCAGAAGAGGCGAGCTCTCCAGCTTCCTCCTCAGAGAGCAACAATGCAAAG GAGACCTGCGAAGACATGAGCGTTGAAGCCACTCCATTTGTTCCAACAGTCACTGCAATTTCCTCTACCCCAGATTTCCAGTGGATGGTCCAGCCTACGATTATTACATCTGTCTCCCCGTCTCTGGGTAGCAAGCAAGCCAATGAACCGCAAAGCTCTCACCAGGCAACACCCAAAGCGGGCGGGAATAAGGGAAAAAATGCTGTCAGAAAGGGGAAAACGGAGCAG CTGTCtccagaggaggaagagaaaaagagggtaaggagggagaggaatAAAATGGCTGCAGCAAAGTGTCGCAACAGACGGAGGGAACTCACAGATACACTGCAAGCT GAGACAGAcaagctggaggaggagaaagcagCCCTGGAGACGGAAATAGCCAACCTCCTCAAAGAGAAAGAACGGCTTGAATTCATCCTTGCTACACACAAACCAGTTTGCCAAATGTCCGAAGAGATGGAGTCTATTTTCCAGGAGCCAGCAGGGTCCCCAGAGCTACCGCCCAGTCCAGATGAGGACAGGCTTCCAGAGGATGGCACACAGGAAGCTCCTTCGCTCCAGGACATGGACATCCCCAGTGATCCGTCTACAGCCATCTCCGGGAACTCCAATATCTTGCTGTGTGCAAGTGCTGAAATCAACATCTGCGATCTGGAGCCCTCTCTGGACATTAAGGAAGGGCTACTGGACAATATGTTGCCCAGTTTGGAGGAGAAAACCCCCATGGAGACAGCCCGATCCGTACCAGACATAGATCTGAGCAGCTCTCTCGGGGTCTCGGACTGGGAGACCTTGTACAAGTCTGTTTCCAGCGACCTGGAGCCTCTCAGCACTCCCGTGGTGACCTCCACCCCAACCTGTAGCAGCTACCTGTCCGTGTTCACATTCGCATGTCCAGAGCTGGACTCTTTCTCAGACGGACTGGACAGCAGTAAAGGTGGAGGGGGCAAAGCCGAATCTGTTGATATCCTCAACTCTCCAACTCTCCTCGCCTTATAA
- the jdp2a gene encoding jun dimerization protein 2, which produces MQRFPLFKIYSRPLADQKKRHLLHLGSKSAVVTTESDTMPGQIPDPSVTAGSLPSLGPLAGISATTLTDKLKFVDLQEFGTMLSPLHFLDSLGKRPLVIKTERDEEDDRRKRRREKNKVAAARCRNKKKERTDYLQKESERLEMLNSDLKAQIEELKLERQQLILMLNRHRPTCIVRTDSVKTPESEVNPLLLQLEAK; this is translated from the exons ATGCAACGATtcccactttttaaaatctactCTCGACCCTTGGCAGACCAGAAGAAAAGACATTTGTTACACCTGGGATCAAAGTCAG CTGTGGTCACGACCGAGTCTGACACGATGCCAGGACAAATCCCAGATCCCTCTGTGACAGCAGGCTCCCTGCCCAGTCTGGGCCCACTAGCTGGGATCTCAGCCACCACGCTGACTGACAAACTCAAATTTGTAGACCTCCAGGAGTTTGGAACTATGCTGTCACCTCTGCACTTCTTGGACAGTCTGGGGAAGAGGCCCCTGGTCATCAAGACTGAG agagatgaagaggacgATAGAAGGAAacgaaggagagagaaaaacaaagtggCTGCAGCGCGATGtcgaaacaaaaagaaagagaggacagaTTATCTACAAAAG GAATCGGAGCGACTAGAAATGTTAAACTCTGATCTTAAAGCCCAAATTGAGGAGCTGAAGCTTGAGCGACAGCAGCTGATCCTCATGCTTAACCGCCATCGTCCCACGTGTATTGTCAGGACAGACAGTGTCAAAACCCCGGAGAGCGAGGTGAACCccttgctgctgcagctggaggCCAAGTGA